AAAAGTAGGATGCATAGGCAAAAACAGTTGAAAATGACATTTTTTGGAAAATTGGACAATTGTGTGTATGCACGAACTCTCTTTTTACGCAAACGCGCATAACTGGTACGAAAAAGATTCATTTCTGGAATGcaagttgtgcgtacgcatggatcgtgcgtacgcatgactTTGATTTTGTACATATGCATGGTATGCacacaaaaatcacacaaaacTCTTTCAATTTTGTAACAACCCTCATGCGTATGCATGGGTCATGCATACGCATAACTTCAATTTTTCGCAACTTCTGTAGAATTCAgtttttaaccataaatttcAAATACGCATAACTTTTTTGTTATAAATCATTTTCCATCTGTTCTTTGAGCGTCATAAACTAAACAGACCCAATTTTTATCTAAGATAAGTTTCATAAAATTTGAAGGTCCGAGAACCAAGTTATAGCATGTCGAAGATGGTTAAAATTCTGTTTTTACCAATTTTTATTAAATCCACATTTCCACATACTCCTTCATCCATTTCTTATCGAAACAGCACCCAAAACATTCCTCCACAACTTATTACCAATATATAACCATTCCAAACCAAATCAACCTAATTCTACCTTATATATCACAATACATCAAATTATCTATTCTCAACGCAACACACAATAATTCTTAGCGttagttctttcaatttctatCCCTTTGATTTAAGTTGTCAATGATAGGTTGTTTGAAAGTCTAGTAAAAATAACTCTTCTGATGACCTAAGTTGTTAAGAACAAATTTTTTAGAGTTTTAGTAAAAAAatctttatttatgtttttgtatTTCTGATGTGTGTCTTTTCTTATCGTTCATTCTTGTTTCATTAATGTCCTTATCAAGCATATATGATTTTGATTTGTGAGTAGTACAAAGGATTTAAATATAATAGTGTTAAATTGCACAAAGTAATAAAATGAGGCTTCAAAATATGCCTtaatgagcaagaaaatcatctAGAGAACATGAATGGTAAATACTGGTATTTAAAAGgtacaaaaatataaaagtatttaaaaaagTTAGAAATATAAAACTGGTAGAATGATAGACTGCAGAAATTATAATGGCATAAAACCTAAAGTGCAAAAATGTAAatgacaaaaattaaactaGCTAAGCTCCAAATACTAGCGTATACTTGCAACTCATGTTCTGAGGTCAACACGCTTGAATATTCTTAGTGTGTATGTCATTTTGTGTTAGGATCAAAGCATGCATGCTTGACCCCAGATTCCATTTTGTATttatagataatttttttttatagaaatgACAATTTAGATTTCAAAACTTTTATCGAATGATCTCTGAATTTTTGCCTACTACCTTTGTTTCTGCTTTCAATGTTCTTATCCAAAAATTGCCTTTGTTTTTGTCAATTGAAGCctctaatcaaatttaatttaaaattaaatgacagtTAGATACTCATCAAGGATTTTGACTTCGAATTTATTAGTCATTGAAAAAAAGGTGTTTTAATTAGGTTCTCTATGACAGTAAATATTAcacatgtatatttttttactaataaataatgtgaaataaaacaaaatcttttatgtgtttcattatttatagtagtttttttttttttttgaaaacgaAGGAGTTCAACACACTAGAGTGGAGCAAACAGAATCAACCAACCAAAATTCTCATCCAACTCCTAGTAGATAACAAAACCAAACGAAAATCTCCATGTCATCTCCTGCATAACCATCAACAACAAGAGGGAAGTACACCTTTCCACTCATCACAGCTAAACATGGTCATGTTGATGATTTCTTCTACACCTTTGCTTTTATTCTGAAATATTCTCCTATTTCTTTCTATCCAAATGTTCTAAATGACCACACAGAAGCACCTCAACTGCTGCTTTTGATCTTCTATTCTACACAGCTCTTCTGTCCAACTTAGATAATGGTCTTTCATCAACCCCAGGACAGTTCATAGCCACCCAAACGCTAATATCCAAGCATTCCACACCTGCCAAGCAAAATCACAGCCAAGAAACAAGTGATGGACCTGCTCAACATCCTTGTACCAAAAAACACAACCTTTATCATCCTGACTAATAATCCCGAACCAACTTAGCCTTTTCTTAGTATTTACCCTGCCTATCAAGACAAACCAAGCAAACGGCTCCACTTTTGGTGGAACTAAACCTTTTCAGATGGTCTGAGTGAAGCTGTAACTAGTTATATCCTCTGTTAGCATTCTTTCTTGTAGCACCTGCACAAAAGAGTTAGTCGAAAAGATCCCTAATCTATCATATTTTCACACAATTCTATCCTCTCTATTATTTACTAGCCTCACAGGTCTCAAAGCCTCATGTAACTAGCTCAGGAGATCCAACTCTCACTGAAAAAGCTCTCGCCTCCACTGAAATTTTCAGATCCACTCTAGCTCATCGCAAAACCCATAATCCCAGTAACCGAACCAAATTGGTTTGAAACAGAGAAGAGCTTGGGAAACTGATCTTTCAAGGATCCACAACATAACCATACATCCTTCCAAAATCGAGTATGTCGTCCATTCCCAATCTCCATGGATAGGTCTGTAATCATCTTATCCCTTAAATATTGCTCCTTAATATGCACGTGGCAAATGTCCTTCCAATGTCCTCCTCTTGTGGGTAGCACTTGAGTGGACAGTAACTCACTCGACTTCAAATTATTACAGAAAGAGACCATCTTCTTCTACAGTGGGCACTCTTTCTTTGCAAACCGCCACCACCACTTAAACAATAGTGCAGTATTACAAACCATAGCATCTCCAACTCCTAACCCACCTAACTTCTTTGGAGCCTACACCAAATTCCATCTCACCAAAACCATACTATTCCTCCCATCCTCCTTGCTCCATAGAAAGCTTTTCTGTAAGGAGATCAATTTCTCAGCAACAGCCTTCGGCATCTTATATAAGCTCAAATAATACACTGGTAAGCTATTTAGAACTGATGTGATAAGCACCAACTTCCCAACTTTGTTCAGCACCATAGCTTTCCAAAGGCTTAGTTTCTCTTCCACATTGTCGATAATAGGCTTCCAGGTCTTGACCAACATCGGATTTTCTCCTAGAGGAATTCTAAGGTATTTAACTGGGAGGGTACATTCCTTAAAACCCCATAGTCTACACATACAATGTACCCACTACTCATCACAATTGACAGGAATCAAACTGgacttatcaaaattaatactaAGCCCGGACATCAACTCAAACCACCGCAGCAGCCGCTTGTAATTCTTCATAGTCTCTTCTTCTGGTGGGCAAAACAGAATGGTGTCATCAGCAAACTGAAGATGTGATAGCTCCACATTGTCTCGAACAACCACCAAGGGAGAAATACGCCTATTCCTAACTGCCTCACCAACCATCCTATGCAGAACATCCACAAccagcacaaaaaaaggagagagCGGGTCACCTTGTCTCAATCCCCTTTCCATTTTGAACGGTTTAGATGGCGAACCATTAATCAAGATCGACATAGAAGCTGTGGTCACAACTCCATAACCGACGCCCTCCATCTGCGCCCAGACCCCATCATTTGCAATACTACATCTACAAAGCACCACTTTACTCTCTCATATGCTTTTTGGAAATCGAGTTTGATTATGGCTGCCTCCTTTTTCCTCCTTTTGAGCCAGTGCACCGTTTCACACGCTATGAGGGTCCCATCATGAATTTTTCTACCCTTCACAAAAGCACTCTGAGTCTCTCCTACTAACCCCAACATTACTGATCTCATCCTCCTAACTAGCACCTTTGAAATAACCTTGTATACACATCCAACCATACTAATGGATCTCAGGTCTTTAATCTATTTCGCACCAATAAACTTAGGTGCCAGCGCCACCCAAGTAATATTGGAATCCACCGGTAGCCTGGATGTCTGAAAGAACCTCGTCACAACTGCCGTAAAATCTGACCCAATCTTATCCCAGCACCTCTTAATAAAATTCATGTTGTATCCATCACACCTGGCGCCCTAAAAGACTCACAATCTCATACTGTCTCCCTAATCTCCTCAGTCGATGGCATCGCCTCCAAGACCACAGAGTCTACCTCATCTATCTTCTCCACCAGACCATCTCTGAACCCCAACAAAGGAGAACCTTCCTGATGATATAGCTCTTTATAAAACTCTctaataactatttttattcTAGCTTGGTTCCTTACTAGTCTGCCATTAACGACTAGAGAATCAATCCTATTAATAAGGAATAGTAAAATGTGGATTCTATGGCACCTTTCATTGTGGTTTCTAAAATGCTTAACTTGAttttataagtaaaaaataaaatgtataaagtaaaagtaaaatatttaaaatttattaaatattatttttttatcttttttagtaAATTAGGCACCATGTCTTAGGTATCATAGCattcaccaaaataaaatatgtattatcttttaaatttttatataatatttattaattattttttatttaccataaattttattaaattagatgAAGTTTTACttcaaaattaattatctaaGTAACGAACTTTTATAATAGTCATGCATgttacaataattaataatacaGATAAACACTGCTAATAAGttttaaatgataaattaataaaaagttaTATCATGTCTATTATTTGCCTAATAAAAATGTTCAAAGACATAATTATTGCCTTACTGTTCAATTTATAGCAAAGGTTGCGAGAACCAAACCGGTCAATAAATCGATGAGGTTATTAGTTTAATAGTTCATTAGTTCGACCGGGGTTCAATCGGAATTCAATcggtttaataaaatattaaataaaattattaaaaaacctaaaaataattttaaatatataaattcaataatttctaatttaataaaatttaaaattttacataataTATTCTGACTTCTGTTTTTATAACTGTTAAAATGATCAATCAAAATAAGTTCACAAGTTAAGCCTGGTTAGTGAAATGCTAATGTTTAAAAGGAtatctggtggacgaaattgtgattcttatTCTTGgatctgattcattgtaattggattttagaaattggcacTGCTTAtgttcttcacaactccgttcaactaaccagcaagtgtactgggtcgtccaagtaataaccttacgtgagtaagggtcgaatccacagagattgttggtatgaagcaagctatggtcacctttgcaaatctcagtcaggcggattaaacattgatttatgggtttcgaaaatagaaagaaataaataataaaaagggatagaaatacttatgtagattcattggtaggaatttcagataagtggaatggagatgctgtagagctctcggacgcctgctctcctattccttctacccaatccttcttactcctttccatggcaagctttgtataggggttcactatcagctgtggctactttcattcctctcggggaaataacctgtgcggctgtcactcgcacagctaaccagtctggaggcatcacccatggttgatagctacatcccatcctcgcagtgaaagctaatgcacgcactctgtcacagtacggccaatcaccggttggttcccgctcctactggaatagaatccctcttttgcgtttgtcactaacgcccagcaggttaaagtttgaagcacgtcacagtcattcatgaacggaatcctactcggaataccacagacaaggtgagactttccggattcccaggatcctactcggaacaccacagacaaggttggactttccggatccagataaatgccgccatccatctagcttataccgcgaagattctgttggggaatctaagagatacacattcaagcttccttgcatgtagaacggaagtggttgtcaatcacgcgcgttcataagtgagaataatgatgagggttattaactcatcacattcatcatgttcttgggtgcgaatgaatatcttggaataagaataaaagaggaattggataaaagaaaatagaacttcattaatctttgaggtacagcagagctccacacccttaatctatggtgtgcagaaactccactgttgaaaatacataagcaagaggtccaggcatggccgaatggccagccccctaaacgtgatcacaggatagaaaatacaatccaggatgtctaatacaatagtaaaaggtcctatatatactagactagctactagggtttacatgagtaagtaattgatgcataaatccacttccggggcccacttggtgtgtgtttgggctgagcttgatcaatccacgtgtagaggcatttcttggcgtcaaacttcaggttatgacgtattttgggcgtttgactccggatcatgacgtttttctggcgttttactccagacagcagcatgtacttggcgtttaacgccaagttacgtcgtcattcttcgaataaagcatggactattatatattgctggaaagacctggatgtctactttccaacgccgttgagagcgcgccatttggagttctgtagctccagaaaatccattttgagtgcagggaggtcagaatccaacagcatcagcagtccttttgtcagcctttttcagagttttgctcaaatccctcaatttcagtcagaatttacctgaaatcacagaaaaacacacaaactcatagtaaagtccagaaatgtgaatttaacataaaaactaatgaaaacatccctaaaagtagcttgaacttactaaaaactatataaaaataatgccaaaaagcgtataaattatccgctcatcacaacaccaaacttaaattgttgcttgtccccaagcaactgaaaatcaaataggataaaaagaagagaatatactctaaagtccaaaatatcaatgaatattaatttaattacatgagcgggacttgtagctttttgcttctgaacagctttggcatctcactttttcccttgtagtttagaggtattggcgtctctgggggaatttagaattttgggatagtgttattgactttcttagttaagcatgttgattcttgaacacagctacttatgagtcttggctgtggccctaagcattttgtcttccagtattaccaccggatacacaaatgccacagacacataactgggtgaaccttttcagattgtgacttagctttgctaaagtccccaattagtggtgtccagagctcttaagcacactctttgctttggatcacgactttaaccactctgtctcaagcttttcacttggaccttcatgacacaagcacatggttagggacagcttgatttagccgcttaggcccggatttaatttccttgggccctcctatccattgatgctcaaagccttggatccttgctttaaaattttcgcctctttttttttttcactgctttttcttgcttcaagaattaatttcatgatgtttttcagatcatcaataacatttttctttgttcctcattctttcaagagccaacaattttaaacactcataaacaacaagatcaaaagacatatgcactgttcaatcattcattcagaaaacaaaaattattgccaccacatcaatataattaaactaaattcactaataatttcgaaaattatgtacttcttgttcttttgaattaaaacatttttctttttaagaaaggtgaaggactaatggaatttattcatagctttaaggcatggttacatactaatgatcatgaaagaaagacacaaaacatagataaacataataattaaaaccgaaaacagaaagaaataaagaacaaggaatgaatccaccttttaggggcgtcttcttcttgaaggaccaatgatgtttttcaactcttctatgtcccttccttgcctttgttgctcctccctcattgctctttgatcttctcttatttcttggagaatgatggagtgctcatgatgttccacccttagttgttcaacattatggctcaaatcctctaaggaggtgttgagttgctcccaatagttgttaggaggaaagtgcattccttgaggcatttgttgatgatgcacttcctcatgttcttcttggaggccgtgaggagcttcccttgtttgctccatctttttctttgtgatgggcttgtcttcttcaatggagacatctccatctatgataactccagctgagtaacataaatggcatataaggtgggggaaggctaaccgtgccatgtatgaaggcttgtcagctattttgtagagttcattggagatgacttcatgaacctctacttcttcaccaatcatgatgctatgaaccatgatggcccgatccacagtaacttcagatcggttgcttgtagggatgatggatctttgaatgaactctaaccatcctctagctacaggcttgaggtccagtcttcttagttggactggcttgcctttggagtctactctccattgggcgccttccacacatatgtccctaaggacttggtccaacctttggttaaagttgacccttcttgtgtatgggtgttcatcaccttgcatcataggcaaatgaaacgccaacctcacattttccggactgaaatccaagtatttccccctaaccattgtgagataattctttgggcttgggttcatactttggtcatggtttctagtgatccatgcattggcatagaactcttgaaccatgagaattccgacttgttgcatggggttggctaaaacttcccaacctcttctttgaatttcatgtcggatctccggatactcatttttcttgagtttgaaagggacctcagggatcactttcttctttgccacaacatcatagaagtggtcttgatggcttttggagatgaatctctctttctcccatgactcggaagtggaagcttttgctttccctttcccttttcttgatgaaactccggtcttgggtgccattgatggtgaatgaaaaacaaaaagcttaggctttttaccacaccaaacttaaaatttgcttgtccccaagcaagaaaagaaaagaagagtagaagaagaagaagaaaatatagtagagagggagaagagagggttcggctatgtgggagaatgtggggttgtgttgtgtgaaaatggaaaagaaaagaagggtatttatagggaggggggagggtataggttcggccattttgggtgggaatgggtgggaaattgaatttgaatttttatggaggtaggtggggtgtatggggaagaggaggttgatgtgaatggtgaatgggtaaattgggaggaggaattgaggtgattgatgaagaagatgttgggaattgtgacatggggaatgagatttggattaggagagtgtgaataGGAGTAAAAGAAAAGgtaagtggggatcctgtggggtccacagatcctgaggtaggaatcctgtggggtccacaggtcctgaggtgaaaacaaataccattctttcaccatataggcatgtaacatgccttcatgtatcattctggcgtttaaacgcccattgatgcacgttctgggcgttaaacgcccatgtgatgcttgtttctggcgttgaacgccagtttcaagcttgtttctggcgttcagcgccagattgtcctctgtgtgcgcattctggcgttaaacgccaggatgtagcttgttttgggcgttcagcgccagaaagatgctctgttctggcgttgaacgccagccagatgctccttctgggcgctgaacgccagcctgtgcgtcctccagggtgaaaatttttttcttctgtttttgactctgtttttaatttttttgatttttttcgtgactcctcatgatcatgtacctaattcaacacaaaattaacaccaaaataaaataaaataaaattagataaataaaattgggttgcctcccaacaagcgcttctttaatgtcattagcttgacagtgctctgcaaggtgatcaggtcaatgttagtgtagtcccaacaccaaacttagagtttggatatggggtttgaacaccaaacttagagtttggttgtggcttcacaacaccaaacttagagtttgactgtgtgggttcttcttgaccttgaactgagagaagctcttcatgcttactctcttttgtcacagagggattgccatgtgcctgaaacacaaggtattctccattcaattgaaggactaattcacctctgttgacatctatcacagctcctgctgtggctaggaaaggtcttcctaggatgatgcattcatcatcttccttcctagtgtctaggataatgaaatcagtagggatgtaaaggccttcaaccttcactagtaCATCCTCTACTAATCTATATGCTTGCCTCACTGACttatctgccagttgtaatgagaacaaggcaggttgtacctcaatgattcccagcttctccattacagagagtggcataagatttattcctgatccaagatcacatagaact
The Arachis stenosperma cultivar V10309 chromosome 7, arast.V10309.gnm1.PFL2, whole genome shotgun sequence genome window above contains:
- the LOC130939873 gene encoding uncharacterized protein LOC130939873; the encoded protein is MIYSSSLLRCSSPWVAPLRCSSLWVLAASLLLAVGRRRSPLLVVPPSPFLVGVVSASMLQTMSHRRCFSSSRGVSKSKRLPFLVFHVLVSALTLSVYINMFVWNVRSEKTKIGSMISAALSKLASSGAFHRDAALSFLTWFRDGLVEKIDEVDSVVLEAMPSTEEIRETMEGVGYGVVTTASMSILINGSPSKPFKMERGLRQGDPLSPFFVLVVDVLHRMVGEAVRNRRISPLVVVRDNVELSHLQFADDTILFCPPEEETMKNYKRLLRLWGFKECTLPVKYLRIPLGENPMLVKTWKPIIDNVEEKLSLWKAMVLNKVGKLVLITSVLNSLPVYYLSLYKMPKAVAEKLISLQKSFLWSKEDGRNSMVLVRWNLV